In Drosophila nasuta strain 15112-1781.00 chromosome 2R, ASM2355853v1, whole genome shotgun sequence, a single genomic region encodes these proteins:
- the LOC132787184 gene encoding uncharacterized protein LOC132787184, producing the protein MALCFAVLSTTVFKLTNAVCESFNKSWVEFELCRLRAVSRHKVYLNLNVTLHQPINDIHIKGQLMKKENGYKPWLYSVSFNGCQFIRRRNNPLIKLVWDLFKEYSTLNHTCPYVTGLVFKMTNAVCESRNKSWVIVETCRLHALQRNKTVLNLMVNFLHPTNYISMRMQVMKKANGYKPWIFDITFDACKFMKDKSNKAAKVVFDLFKDFSTVNHSCPYVTGLVFKMTNAVCESHNKSWVIIETCRLRALQRNKTILNLYLNVLHPTNSVSIRLQIQKKFNGYKPWIFDTTFDACKFMKDKSNKAVKVIFDLIKEYSSLDHPCPYVGQQYLRGFYPAIDKLRLPLPTGDYLLLMTWKFYNRIQLETNVYFTFVEDF; encoded by the exons AGTACGACTGTCTTTAAATTGACAAATGCCGTGTGCGAGTCGTTCAACAAATCGTGGGTGGAGTTCGAGCTGTGTCGCCTTAGAGCTGTGAGCCGCCACAAGGTCTACCTCAATCTAAATGTCACTCTGCATCAGCCAATTAATGATATACACATTAAGGGGCAGCTGATGAAGAAAGAGAATGGCTATAAGCCCTGGCTCTACAGTGTATCCTTTAATGGTTGTCAGTTTATTCGTCGTCGAAACAATCCGCTCATTAAACTCGTCTGGGATCTCTTTAAGGAATATTCAACCCTCAACCACACCTGTCCCTATGTG ACTGGACTTGTCTTTAAAATGACAAACGCTGTTTGTGAGTCCCGCAACAAATCTTGGGTGATTGTCGAAACTTGTCGATTGCACGCATTGCAAAGGAATAAAACTGTTCTCAATCTAATGGTCAATTTTTTACATCccacaaattatatttcaatgcGAATGCAAGTCATGAAAAAGGCAAATGGATATAAGCCTTGGATCTTTGACATAACATTTGATGCTTGCAAATTTATGAAAGACAAATCAAACAAAGCCGCTAAAGTTGTATTCGATCTCTTCAAGGACTTTTCAACTGTCAACCACTCGTGTCCTTATGTG ACTGGACTTGTCTTTAAAATGACAAACGCTGTTTGTGAGTCACACAACAAATCCTGGGTGATAATCGAAACTTGTCGACTTCGCGCTTTGCAACGCAATAAGACGATACTCAATctctatttaaatgttttgcatCCTACGAATTCTGTTTCAATACGATTGCAAATCCAGAAAAAGTTCAACGGATATAAGCCTTGGATTTTTGATACCACATTCGATGCTTGCAAGTTTATGAAGGACAAATCAAACAAAGCAGTTAAAGTTATATTCGATCTTATAAAAGAATATTCGAGTCTTGACCATCCATGTCCCTATGTG ggACAACAATATCTTAGAGGATTCTACCCAGCTATCGATAAGCTTAGGCTTCCGCTGCCAACTGGCGATTATCTGCTATTAATGACCTGGAAATTCTACAATAGAATTCAATTAGAAACCAATGTTTACTTTACATTTGTAGAGGATTTTTAA
- the LOC132785213 gene encoding uncharacterized protein LOC132785213: MKKANGYKPWIFDITFDACKFMKDKSNKAAKVIFDLFKDFSTVNHSCPYVGRNGLMGFYPAVDKLRLPLPTGDYLILISWKFYNKLQFVTNVYFTFVEDY, from the exons ATGAAAAAGGCAAATGGATATAAGCCTTGGATCTTTGACATAACATTTGATGCTTGCAAATTTATGAAAGACAAATCAAACAAAGCCGCTAAAGTTATATTCGATCTCTTCAAGGACTTTTCAACTGTCAACCACTCGTGTCCTTATGTG GGTAGAAATGGTCTAATGGGCTTTTATCCAGCAGTCGATAAACTTCGACTTCCGCTGCCAACTGGCGATTACCTCATTTTAATATCGTggaaattttataataaacttCAATTCGTGACAAATGTTTACTTTACATTTGTGGAGGATTATTAA
- the LOC132784482 gene encoding SCY1-like protein 2, whose translation MDVINKFYSSAVQTVSQLSGVLPGNNVTREYEVLEQVCTAGVGLMWKVYNGHKKSTKQEVSVFVFEKKVLERWSKDDRETMLETLRRGVQQLTKIRHPHVLTVQHPLEESRDSLAFATEPVFASLANVVGDAVRSDKKLYDVEIRHGLLQLFDGLQFLHNDAKIVHRNISAETIVINKNRSWKLFGFDFCIANQPSTNGTPHWPCREHSTSLHVLAQPSLEYTAPELALNSINTPDSDLFSLGVLIFTIYSGKPLKMFGSDYSGFRRYANELNQRKYPPMNTIPSELTESLKALLHPSASLRPKLHELKQIAYFQDVGVKTLSYLDSLYQWDNLQKSKFYKGLPQIIPTLPHRVNLHSILPYLIKEFVNSPMIPFVLPNVLLIAEMSSQREYCDHILPHLKPIFKLTDPIQILLIFMQKMDLLLKLTPAEEVKQSVLPLLYRSLECDMPQIQELCLGVLPTFSTLIDYNAMKNAVIPRIKKLCLNSNNVSVKVNCLISIGKLLENLDKWLVLDEILPFLQHIQSREPAIVMAIIGIYKIAMTNTKLGITKDVMAHKCIPFLVPLSVENGLTIAQFNTIIALIKEMLGRVEQEQREKLQQLSTIQRDNKPKDASEILANELENNASYGGGSNGNKSDDDMFSGFSVGQPSPTAAPKPIATTLAPVKTKEQLKISHNAANDMASKPDMFSSLMQSNLSGLSINQGTTAAAAASAVPAIAAPPHWHSANPLVMNHQLASPQAASSNNNFSSLDDLDPFGSAASNAANQAAKPNNANGANMYTLQQPTVNYIYPTGYNAVNNSMNSMQQSRPMNLGATPTPTATLMPQTTTDSKNLNTLSQQDILNFLN comes from the exons ATGGATGTGATTAACAAATTCTATTCGTCAGCCGTGCAGACAGTGTCGCAGCTTTCTGGCGTGCTGCCAGGAAATAATGTGACACGAGAATACGAAGTACTGGAACAGGTTTGCACAGCAGGTGTGG GTCTGATGTGGAAGGTCTACAATGGCCACAAGAAGAGCACCAAGCAAGAGGtatctgtgtttgtgtttgagAAAAAAGTGCTGGAGCGCTGGTCCAAAGATGATCGCGAAACGATGCTCGAAACCCTGCGACGCGGTGTCCAGCAATTGACCAAGATACGTCATCCACATGTGCTCACGGTGCAGCATCCGCTTGAGGAGAGTCGCGACTCCTTGGCCTTTGCCACCGAGCCTGTGTTCGCCTCCCTGGCCAATGTTGTGGGCGATGCTGTAAGATCCGATAAGAAACTCTACGATGTGGAGATACGTCATGGTCTGCTGCAGCTCTTCGATGGTCTGCAGTTTCTGCACAACGATGCCAAGATCGTGCATCGCAATATCAGCGCAGAAACGATTGTGATTAACAAGAATCGCAGCTGGAAACTGTTTGGCTTCGACTTTTGCATAGCCAATCAGCCCTCAACGAATGGCACGCCTCATTGGCCTTGCCGAGAGCACAGCACCTCGCTGCATGTGCTCGCCCAGCCAAGCTTGGAGTATACGGCTCCAGAATTGGCACTAAACAGTATCAACACGCCAGACAGTGATCTCTTCTCATTGG GTGTGCTCATCTTTACCATTTACTCCGGCAAGCCTCTGAAAATGTTTGGCAGTGATTATAGCGGCTTTCGACGCTACGCCAACGAATTGAATCAACGAAAGTATCCACCCATGAACACCATACCCAGCGAGCTCACCGAGAGTCTGAAGGCTTTGCTGCATCCCAGCGCTAGCTTGCGACCGAAATTGCATGAGCTCAAACAGATCGCTTACTTCCAGGATGTGGGCGTCAAGACTCTTAGTTATCTGGACTCGCTATATCAATGGGACAATTTGCAGAAGTCGAAATTCTACAAGGGTTTACCGCAGATCATTCCCACGCTGCCACATCGCGTTAATCTCCACTCCATATTGCCGTATTTGATCAAGGAGTTTGTCAACTCGCCCATGATTCCATTTGTGCTGCCCAATGTGCTGCTGATTGCAGAGATGAGCAGCCAGCGAGAATACTGTGATCACATTCTACCGCATCTGAAGCCCATTTTCAAGCTCACGGATCCCATACAGATTCTCTTGATATTCATGCAAAAAATGGACTTGCTACTGAAGCTGACGCCAGCGGAGGAAGTGAAGCAGAGTGTGCTGCCATTGTTGTATCGTTCACTGGAGTGCGACATGCCACAGATTCAAGAGCTGTGCCTGGGCGTGTTGCCCACATTCTCCACGCTCATCGATTACAATGCCATGAAGAATGCGGTGATTCCACGCATCAAGAAGCTGTGtctcaacagcaacaatgtgTCGGTTAAGGTGAACTGTTTGATCTCGATTGGCAAGCTGCTAGAGAATCTGGACAAGTGGCTGGTGCTCGACGAGATTCTGCCCTTCCTGCAGCACATACAAAGTCGTGAGCCGGCGATTGTCATGGCCATCATAG gcATTTACAAAATTGCCATGACAAACACGAAGCTGGGCATCACTAAGGATGTGATGGCGCACAAATGCATTCCATTCCTGGTGCCACTGAGTGTTGAGAATGGTCTCACCATTGCTCAATTCAACACAATCATAGCGTTGATCAAAGAGATGCTGGGCCGCGTAGAGCAAGAACAGCGCGAGAAGCTGCAGCAATTGTCGACCATACAACGAGACAACAA ACCCAAAGATGCTTCCGAAATCTTGGCCAATGAGCTGGAGAACAATGCAAGCTATGGCGGcggcagcaatggcaacaagaGCGACGACGACATGTTCTCTGGCTTCAGCGTGGGACAACCATCGCCAACTGCTGCTCCAAAGCCAATTGCCACAACACTGGCGCCTGTCAAGACAAAGGAGCAACTCAA AATATCGCACAATGCAGCTAATGATATGGCATCGAAGCCAGACATGTTCTCCTCGCTGATGCAGAGCAACCTCAGTGGCTTGTCCATTAACCAaggcacaacagcagcagcagcagcgagtgcAGTTCCAGCCATAGCCGCTCCTCCTCACTGGCATAGCGCAAATCCGCTGGTAATGAATCATCAATTGGCCTCACCACAGGCAgctagcagcaacaacaatttctcCTCGCTGGACGACTTGGATCCCTTCGGATCTGCAGCCTCCAATGCAGCCAATCAGGCTGCCAAACCGAACAATGCTAACGGTGCCAACATGTACACGCTGCAGCAGCCGACAGTCAACTACATCTATCCAACGGGCTACAATGCAGTCAACAACAGCATGAACAGTATGCAGCAGAGCAGGCCGATGAATTTgggtgccacgcccacaccgACGGCCACGTTGATGCCGCAAACGACGACGGACAGCAAGAATCTAAATACGCTGTCGCAGCaggacatacttaatttcttAAACTAG
- the LOC132784484 gene encoding beta-1,4-galactosyltransferase 1: MLIRLCQHNFHIFDLLVFSAAITLIVYISLPQRFALRYDYIPQEHFEESLLAATTPNISASQLAPDCSYKEVIADSRFVYDAFHREKIHRGEEIRLGGEYQPEDCRPRFSTAIIVPYRDRQEQLAAFLSYMHNYLRMQFIHYRIFVVEQSDRKPFNRAMLFNIGAKVAASYDYPCLILHDVDLMPLNSGQIYACSKLPRHMSSALDSWRFHLPYRTLFGGVVAMSMSQYNMVNGMSNLYHGWGGEDDDLYERLKVLGVDICRFDPAYSEYTMLKHKQETPNENRLALLRAASLRMHSDGLNSLVYKEVERRMHSLFTHILVET, translated from the coding sequence ATGTTAATTAGGCTGTGCCAACATAACTTTCACATATTCGACCTGCTTGTTTTCAGCGCTGCCATAACGCTTATAGTCTACATTTCGCTACCTCAACGATTTGCACTACGCTATGACTACATTCCCCAGGAGCACTTCGAGGAGTCGCTGCTGGCGGCGACCACACCCAACATCTCCGCCTCGCAACTGGCACCCGACTGCAGCTACAAGGAGGTGATTGCCGACAGCCGCTTTGTCTACGATGCTTTCCATCGCGAGAAGATTCATCGTGGCGAGGAAATCCGACTGGGTGGCGAATACCAACCGGAGGATTGCCGTCCACGTTTCAGCACAGCCATCATAGTGCCGTATCGGGATCGACAGGAGCAGCTAGCGGCGTTTCTCAGCTACATGCACAACTATCTGCGAATGCAGTTCATCCATTATCGAATCTTTGTGGTGGAGCAAAGCGATCGAAAGCCCTTCAACAGAGCCATGCTCTTCAACATTGGCGCTAAGGTGGCAGCTAGCTATGACTATCCTTGCTTAATACTGCATGATGTGGACTTGATGCCACTGAATTCCGGCCAGATCTATGCGTGCTCCAAGCTGCCGCGTCACATGAGCTCCGCACTCGACAGTTGGCGCTTCCATTTGCCATATCGAACGCTCTTTGGTGGCGTCGTGGCCATGAGTATGTCACAGTACAACATGGTTAATGGCATGTCCAATTTATATCACGGCTGGGGCGGCGAGGATGATGATCTGTATGAGCGCCTGAAAGTGCTTGGCGTGGATATTTGTCGCTTCGATCCGGCGTACAGTGAATACACAATGCTGAAGCACAAACAGGAGACTCCCAATGAGAATCGCTTGGCACTGCTGCGAGCTGCTTCGCTGCGCATGCACTCCGATGGTCTCAACTCACTTGTTTACAAGGAAGTTGAGCGCAGGATGCACAGCCTCTTTACGCACATTCTGGTGGAGACTTAG
- the LOC132784485 gene encoding uncharacterized protein LOC132784485 encodes MCKVFIYIAYIALCSGYIFGLNAQEDDSLNFKNCTVLMECPDNAICTRVNAHLQCVCWQGYHQNPEWRPGGFDTTEADYCAKGAANKTVVYNRPPARKADLAVAIVLVLFGVIVVTVIVYCLVVMRPIKRTQAVYHRIQVRRKNHRRLEEFDDIDMTFRNGIADLS; translated from the exons ATGTGCAAGGTATTCATTTATATTGCTTACATAGCTCTATGCAGTGGTTATATATTTGGATTAAACGCCCAGGAAGATGACAGTTTAAACT TCAAAAACTGCACCGTTCTCATGGAGTGCCCGGATAACGCCATTTGCACAAGAGTAAACGCCCATTTGCAATGTGTCTGCTGGCAAGGATATCATCAGAATCCCGAATGGCGACCAGGTGGCTTCGATACCACAGAAGCGGACTATTGTGCGAAGGGAGCGGCGAATAAAACAGTTGTTTACAATCGCCCGCCTGCAAGGAAGGCAGATCTAGCTGTTGCTATTGTCTTAGTATTATTTGGTGTCATTGTAGTCACCGTGATAGTTTACTGCCTGGTTGTTATGCGACCTATAAAACGCACCCAGGCGGTTTATCATCGTATTCAAGTGCGGCGCAAAAACCACCGACGACTGGAAGAATTTGACGATATTGACATGACTTTTCGCAATGGTATCGCTGATCTATCATAA
- the LOC132784483 gene encoding probable cleavage and polyadenylation specificity factor subunit 2 — MTSIIKLHTISGAMDESPPCYILQIDDVRILLDCGWDEKFDPNFIKELKRQVHTLDAVLLSHPDAYHLGALPYLVGKLGLNCPIYATIPVFKMGQMFMYDLYMSHFNMYEFDLFSLDDVDTAFEKITQLKYNQTVSLKGKGYGISITPLNAGHMIGGTIWKIVKVGEEDIVYAIDFNHKKERHLSCCELDRLQRPSLLITDAYNAQYQQARRRARDEKLMTNILQTVRNNGNVLIAVDTAGRVLELAHMLDQLWKNKESGLMAYSLALLNNVSYNVIEFAKSQIEWMSDKLTKAFEGARNNPFQFKHISLCHTLADIYKLPAGPKVVLASTPDLESGFTRDLFIQWAGNPNNSIIFTTRTGPGSLAMELVENYTPGRQLELDVRRRVELEGNELDEYLRTQGEKLNPLIVKPEVEEESSSESEDDIEMSVITGKHDIVVRAEGRHHSGFFKSNKRHHVMFPYHEEKIKYDDYGEVINLDDYRIVDAGYDYANADEQNKENVKKEEPHVEQQTNGNVDNDVQLLEKPTKLISQRKTIEVNAQIQRIDFEGRSDGESMLKILSQLRPRRVIVVHGTAEGTQVVAKHCEQNVGARVFAPQKGEIIDVTTEIHIYQVRLTEGLVSQLQFQKGKDAEVAWIDGRLGMRLQAIDAPNQSEVTVEQDVAVQEGKTLTLETLEVDEIPVHNSVLINELKLSDFKQVLMRNNINSEFSGGVLWCCNGTLALRRVDAGKVAMEGCISEDYYKIRELLYEQYAIV; from the exons ATGACATCTATTATTAAGTTGCACACCATCTCGGGTGCAATGGACGAGTCGCCGCCCTGCTATATTCTACAAATCGACGACGTGCGAATATTGTTGGATTGCGGCTGGGACGAGAAATTCGATCCGAACTTTATTAAAGAATTGAAAAG ACAAGTGCACACTCTCGATGCCGTTCTACTCTCCCATCCGGATGCCTATCATCTGGGTGCTTTGCCGTATCTCGTTGGTAAACTGGGACTCAATTGTCCCATCTATGCCACGATACCGGTGTTCAAGATGGGCCAAATGTTCATGTACGATCTATACATGTCACACTTTAACATGTATGAGTTTGACTTGTTTTCGCTGGATGATGTGGACACCGCGTTCGAGAAGATTACACAGCTCAAGTACAATCAAACGGTTTCACTCAAGGGCAAAGGATACGGCATCTCTATAACTCCGCTAAATGCTGGTCACATGATTGGCGGCACTATCTGGAAGATTGTTAAGGTCGGCGAGGAGGATATTGTCTATGCCATTGACTTCAATCACAAGAAGGAGAGACATCTCAGCTGCTGCGAACTGGATCGACTGCAGCGTCCATCGCTGCTCATCACCGATGCCTACAATGCACAATATCAGCAGGCGCGTCGTCGAGCACGCGACGAGAAACTAATGACCAACATCCTGCAGACGGTGCGCAACAATGGCAACGTACTTATTGCGGTGGATACGGCTGGTCGTGTCCTGGAGCTGGCGCATATGCTGGATCAACTGTGGAAAAACAAGGAGTCGGGACTGATGGCTTACTCCTTGGCGCTGCTCAACAATGTCAGCTACAATGTGATTGAGTTTGCCAAGTCGCAGATCGAGTGGATGAGCGACAAGCTGACCAAAGCCTTCGAAGGCGCACGCAACAATCCTTTCCAGTTTAAGCACATTAGTCTCTGCCACACTCTAGCGGACATCTATAAACTGCCAGCGGGACCAAAGGTGGTCCTAGCCAGCACTCCTGACTTGGAGAGCGGCTTCACTAGGGATCTCTTCATTCAGTGGGCTGGAAATCCCAACAATAGCATTATATTCACTACAAGAACAGGGCCGGGTTCGCTGGCTATGGAGCTGGTGGAGAACTACACGCCTGGCAGACAATTGGAATTGGATGTACGGCGACGTGTTGAGCTGGAGGGCAATGAGCTGGACGAATATCTGCGCACTCAGGGAGAGAAACTGAATCCACTCATTGTCAAGCCTGAAGTGGAGGAAGAAAGCAGCTCAGAATCCGAGGATGACATTGAAATGAGCGTCATCACGGGCAAACATGACATTGTAGTGCGTGCCGAGGGTCGCCATCATTCTGGCTTCTTCAAGTCCAATAAAAGGCATCATGTAATGTTTCCCTATCACGAGGAGAAGATCAAGTATGATGACTATGGTGAGGTGATCAATCTGGATGACTATCGCATTGTGGACGCTGGCTACGATTATGCGAATGCCGACGAGCAAAACAAAGAGAATGTCAAGAAGGAGGAACCACATGTGGAGCAGCAAACGAATGGCAACGTGGACAACGATGTGCAGTTGCTGGAGAAGCCCACCAAGCTGATAAGTCAACGCAAAACCATCGAGGTCAATGCACAAATTCAACGCATCGATTTCGAGGGACGTTCCGATGGCGAATCGATGCTCAAGATTCTATCACAGCTGCGGCCGCGTCGCGTTATCGTGGTGCATGGCACCGCCGAAGGCACTCAAGTGGTAGCCAAGCACTGTGAGCAGAATGTGGGTGCTCGTGTCTTTGCGCCCCAAAAGGGCGAGATCATCGATGTGACCACCGAAATACACATTTACCAGGTGCGCCTGACCGAAGGCCTCGTCTCGCAGCTGCAGTTCCAGAAGGGCAAAGATGCCGAGGTGGCCTGGATCGATGGTCGCCTTGGCATGCGCCTTCAAGCCATCGATGCGCCCAATCAATCCGAGGTCACCGTTGAGCAGGATGTCGCTGTACAAGAGGGCAAAACGCTGACGCTGGAGACACTCGAGGTGGACGAGATTCCAGTCCACAACTCTGTGCTGATCAATGAACTCAAAT